The nucleotide sequence ACCCCCTTCCTGTTCAGGTGCACCCTGGGAGTTAGAGTCTGGCTGTTGTAGTTTGGGAGGAGAGAGAAGCTCAGGGGGAGCTATTAGACCGTCCTGGTTTAGATCCTGAGTCTGCAGGAGAAAGTCTACCATGGCCACCaactggaaaacacacacacaaaagcattgGCCTAGGGTGCAGATTAACTAAGTGCAACACTGTACAGTCAGATTCAGAGTGTATATTCAGTTACGCTGAGCAACAGTAAGTCCTACAGTAACCCTATCTTTATATTTAGACAACAGTACAGGCTACATGATGTATGTGCATCCTGATATACAAACCCCTCTAACACTATGTCATGCTAGCTAGCTGATCATAAACTGACTTTATGATGAGGACAGAATTATGTCAGTCAGTACAATATATGTCCTAACTACAACACTGAAGAGACTTTCTATTCatgttctatatatatatatatatatacacacctcaGCTGACTGTTCTCCAGGTGCATTGTGGGAGTTGTATTCAGAGAGCAGCTTCATCATCTCCAGGCCGTCCATGTGACCGCTGCGGTCGTAGTCATGGAGACTGAACAGGAAGAACACCTCTGACCAGCAGGAAATAGGAAGATGATCCATTAAtaatgtcactgtgtgtgtgtgtgtgtgtgtgtgtttaccttgtTCCCAGGTGTTATCCGGTCCTCCATGTCCCTCCTTTAGGTTGGCCTTGATGTAGCTCTGCAGCAGCCTGACATacacagaggttagaggtcaaggGTTAGAAGGTTCAACCGCAGGCCCACCTGACTGGGTAGCACGTTACTTCACGGTACAGAAAGTACCAATGTAATCTAGTCTAGATTTGTATCAAGGTTTTGCAAACACACTCTCTGTGAAGGGATTGTTTCAGTGAGAATGGAATACATCTCAACTACCGCGGAACATCCAGCATAAATGAGTCGCATAAtccaatcaaaatcaaatgttattggtcacatgacgtacacatattttgcagatgttatcgcaggtgcagcgaaatgcttatgtttctcaCTCCAACAGTatagtaatacctaacaatataaaacaatacacacaaatccacaaaaaagaaaaagaaacaaacaaaaaatatcaGAGCGATGTCAGAGTCCAGAATATACATATTCAGCGCTGTAAAAAAGTATTTGCCTCCTTTATAATCGTCTCTATttctgatactgaatgttatcagatcttcaaccaaaacctaacattagataaagggaacttgagtgaacaaataacacaataaTTACATACTaacttcatttatttcataaacaaagttatgcaacacccaatgcccctgtgtgaaaaagtaattgcccccttacactgaataactggttgtgccacctttagctgcaatgactacaaccaaactacttcctgtagttgttgatcagtctctcacgtcgctgtggaggaattttggcccacacTTCCATGTAGAACTACTTTAACTCAGCGggatttgtgggttttcaagcatgaactgttTGTTTCatgtcctgccacaacatctcaattagGTCTGAACTTTGACTTGTATGGCAAACAtaatggttccttctattaaggcaagtcgtccaggtcctgaggcagcaaaacaTCCCcgaaccatcacactaccaccaccatgcttgaccgttggtatgaggttcatactgtggaatgcagtgtttggttttcaccaggcataatgggacccatgttgtccaaaagttatatatttttgactcatctgtccatagaacattcttgatgatcatccaggtgcttccaggtgctttttgtcaaacttgagtcaactttttggatgaTTTTTGTAGCACCAGATGGACACAATGTTGCAGCATTAGTATCACTATAGCTGTGTGGGAATAACGCAAATGTTTGACCACCCACCACTAATTAGTAGACTGTGTGAAATTGGCCTAGGTCAGGCAGCCTGCAATTGGTTTGAAAACTACCTGACAGACAGgacacaatatgtttcatctgatgGTGTTAAATCAGGATTCCTTGATATTACTAAACGTGTCCCACAAGGATCGATTATGGGCCCTGTACTTTTTACCATCTGTAGAAACAATATTATTTCCCTGTAAGAAATTGTAACCTCCACTTGTATGTGGATGGTACTTGGTATTCTTGTTGCCCCTTCGGGTTGAAAAGGCTTTCAGAACTGcccttttttttaaatgaaatttaaattgattggacatgatttggaaaggtacccacctgtctatataaggtcccctggggaagggtaccaacaaaaatctgcagcattgaaggtccccaagaacacagaggcctccatcattcttaaatggaagaagtttggaaccacaaagactcttcctagagctggctgcccggctaaactgagcaatcgggggagaagggccttggtcagggaggtgaccaagaacttgattgtcactctgacagagctctagagtacctctgtggagatgggagaaccttccagaaggacaaccatttctgcaacactccaccaatcaggcctttatggtagagtggccagacagaagccactcctcagtaaaaggcacataacagcccgctttgagtttgccaaaaggcacctaaaggactctcagaccatgagaaacaagattctctggtccgatgaaaccaagactgaactctttggcctgaatgccaagcgtcacgtctggaggaaacctggcaccaaacctttggtgaagcatggtggtggcagaatcatgctgtgggaatggttttcagcagcagagactgggagacctgggaaagatgaacggcgcaaagtacagagagatccttgatgaaaacctgctccagagcactcaggacctcagactggggcgaaggttcaccttccaacaggacaacaaccctaagaacacagccaagacaacgcaggagtggcttcgggacaagtctctgaatgtccttgagtggcccagccagagcccggacttgaacccgatcgaacatctctgaagagacctgaaaatagttgtgcagcaacgctccccatccaacctgacagagcttgagaggatctgcagagaagaatgggagaaactccccaaatataggtgtgccaagcttgtagcgtcatacccaagaagaattgaTGCTGTattcgctgcaaaaggtgcttcaacaaagtactgagtaaagggtctgaatacttatgtaaaataaaaaatcaaaaaacctgtttttgctttgtcattatggggtgttgtgatgtcattatggggtattgtgatgtcattaaggggtattgtgtgtagattgattagggaaaaagaataaggctgtaacgtaacaaaatgtggaacaagtaaaggggtctgaatactttccgaatgcactgtatgtacattgGATGGTGCCCACACTGATCATGTCACCGCTTATAACAAAAAGCTATCTTTCaaaaagcatattgatgagttagttaagaaTTAAAACGTGCTTCCTGTTTCGGAATAGATCATATATTTAGTTAAAAAGCAGATAGAAAAAAAATTATTCAGTCGAAATTCATACCGGTTATAGACAATGGTGATATCGTCtgtgaatgcagctgccactgtattgaagccatTGGACACAGTTTCTCATAGCGCACTGCACATTATTACAGGCGACAGGTCCAGTACACATCACTGCTTTCTGTATCAGAAGGTAGGCTGGCCCTCTTTAAAGTCTCGTACATCTAGGCATTGCACTATTTTTCTTTATAAAGCCCTCTTGAACAAGCTTTCGCCTTATTTCATTGTTAACCTACAGACGTACGAgctaccagacccggtctcagggacgGACCCGGTCTCAGGGACGGACACGGTCTCAGGGACGATCCGGTCTCAGGGACGATCCGGTCTCAGGGACGGACTCGGTCTCAGCGACGGACCCGGTCTCAGCGACGGACCCGGTCTCAGGGACGGACCCGGTCTCAGCAACGGATAACTCTGTACATCCTTCCATCTCCACTGAGTTAGAAAAATCTGCTTTTTAGGTTTTTTTGCACCTTACTTGTGGAATAATCTCCAGAACTCTcaaaagtgttatgttttggtACCACTAGGGCAATTTAGATGGCTGATTAATGACCTTTTACCTGAAGAATGGGTTTGTTTTTTCTGATTTTATTTTGTAATTTGATAACTGCGTTATATTTGTCAATATTTTACGTTTGTATGATTGTGTACATGCAGGGCTCCCTAGGAAAGAGGCCTTGGTCTCAACAGGATTTCCCTGCTtaaataaagacatttaaaaataaataaaaaattaggGCTGGAGCAACACCCTGCATACCCACTATCTCTCTTTCCCTGCTTCAACCCTGTATTTAATAGAGTTGGCCCCAAGCTGGAAATAAGGGTTTTAAAGTAAAAGATGCCACTAACCTGCGGTCCTCCTCTCCAGAACCGAAGGGATTGGCCAGAGTGAAAGGGGGAAGGGCTCCCGCTGACTGTACTCTgcgggacaaacacacacacacagatagaaagagggagagaaagagagagagagagagagagagagagagagagagagagagagagagagagagagagagagagagagagagagagagagagagagagagagagaacgagagagagacagagagaacgagagagagacagagagagaaaggagagagagagagagagtgagacagagagagagacagagagaacgagagagacggagagacggagagacagagagagaaaggagagagagagagagtgagacagagagagagagacagagagaacgagagacggagagacagagagacagagagaggcagagagagagagagagagagagagagagagagagagagagaaggagagacagggagagagagacagagagagagagagagaagggtgataACATAAATAATTTGTGTTGGTTTTATGGCTAGTATTAAGTGCAGGGAAAGTTGCCCTTTGACCTATACCTGAAGTGCTACATAAACAGGCTCCCTCTGAACTCTgacacatatctctctctgttgttgttaCCAGCCAGGGACATGATGTGATGTAATCCTCACCTGAGTGTTTCCTTAACATCATACTTCCTGTTTCTGCTATTCCTACATGACATGAAAGACAGTCCAACAGTATAGCCTACATTCCTAGCTCTGATCACTGGTCTAGATAAATATcctgaaaaataaataaaccagtgatgtactaggctaGCTGGCATTGACTGTCTGCTCAGTGCCCACTATTATTCTAGCAACCAACCACGCAGTCACACCTGAAGGTTCACACCTCAGAGGCtggtacagtacatacagtgtaGTCGTGTTGTCTGACAGGCTCACCAAGAAATATAAACAACAAAAGCACGACAAAACATAACCCAGAAATTAAACTGAACTGGAAAAGTCACCCTGCTGGAAAATCCAGTTTTGACCCGTTTGGATTTTGAGCTGGTCATTTTAAAACCTTGACGCCAAATGATCTCTGCTCTATACTTTCattgcgcgcgcgcgcgcgtgtgtgtgtgtgtgtcagggcctACCTTTGGTCCTCGGGCACCTGTGGCGCGGACACACACTGGTGCGCGAGCAGGAGCAGGGATAGCATACCTGTCACCAGCATGTCAGCGCCAGACTCTAACGACGCACCTGCAAGCGCAACAAGCAATGTCACTATCATTCTTCAGGTTCCACAGGTCCGACATTAAACATTGTAGGCGTATTGTAAGCGTGTTGTATATAACATTTAGGCCGATCATTTACTTACTAAAACATTTTGAATTGTTATTCTGGAACGTGTAATAACCGTAGGTTATGAGAAATAATCATCATAACGTATAGCAATGATTTAAAACATTTCAATTATTCCCACACAGCTATAGTGATGCTAATGCTGCAACATTTTACCCATCTGGTGCTACAAAAGTATCAATCTCTCCCTCAAAATGTAATCTATCAGCTATGATGCATTGGGTTAAATTGTTGCAATCGTACATCGCAATGTTGTCATATCCTACCTGTTGGCCTGTTTGATGAGTAGAAAAACGAACGCATCCTACCGTCCTGTTGTAAATTCAGATTCTGATTTCATAGCGGGAGATTTTACCATTCAGCCCAACCCTCTCGCCCTCCGGTAATATCTACACTGCACTGCGCAGCGGCGAGAGGCCTGGGCCGCGGACGAATACTTAAAAATACATCCTTTCTTCCTCCTTTTCTTTAAagtaatcactgatctgacaTGACAGGAGAGTTGGAAGCTATATGGAGCCCCTGATTACATCTATCTAGCTTTGTTGACTTTAGATAATAAATATCCTCATGTAGAGGAGGAATTATAAAAGTAATAAAATGAAAGAAGGATGTATTTTGAAAGTATTCGAACTGGCATCTGTTTTGGTCAAAGAACAGCATCCACGTGGAACCCGAGGCGAGGACGTGTCTACGTTGGTCAGTGCGGTATCGCgggagctctctctctcgctctctctctgtctccccctctctccctctctctacgtCCTATACCCGAAACGCCACGTAGCTGCAGCTGACTAGGCACAAATCAGGCGGgattaaattgtgtgtgtgtgtgtgtgtgtgtgtgtgtgtgtgtgtgtgtgtgtgtgtgtgtgtgtgtgtgtgtgtgtgtgtgtgtgtgtgtgtgtgtgtgtgtgtgtgtgtgtgtgtgtgtgtgtgtgtgtgtgtgtgtgcagctgcgTTCATACTGTTCTTCAGTGTTCTTCCCTccatgcctctctttctctctcgtgtACAAATTGCAGGCTACTTTTCTGCATGGATTATGAGCGCGGATCGCCACCAAAGGGGTGCATGGCAGTGGTCTATTAGTAGGTCACTCATACAGTCTCACAGGCAGGCTACATTGGGCCAATACCTACACTTCATTTAGAACTGACACGATAACATTCACCTTTATTTATAATGTCACTTTGACTAGACAACATGTACTGATTTCCTTTTGGGACATGTTTACTTGTCTCTCTAGGAAAGCTTGGTGTAGGAGGCTGTAGTAGGGTATAGCTGCTCTGTCAACGAGTTGAAACAATGATTGGTCCAAAGGGCAATACATTcatatcactgtgtgtgtgtgtgtgtgtgtttatgtgaatgtgtatgtgtgtgtgtttatgtgtatgtgtgtgtatatgtgtgcatgtgtgtgtgtatgtgaatgtgtatgtgaatgtgtatgtgtgtgtgtttatgtgtatatgtgtgcgtgtgtgtatgtgaatgtctGACCTCATTACTGTAGCACGTTCCACTGTGACGGTTTgttttgaccactagatggtAATCTAgtctcactgacacacacactattgTCTAAGGGACGAGAGAGCAAACAGACGAATGAGAGATGGGGGAAGGcagcgagggagggaggaaagaagAAGACGTGGTTGAGAGAAGGAGAAAACAAGCAGAGGGCCTGAGTCCagtgagggagaaaaagagagatggagggagagagattgaagTGTTGAGTAACAGCAGGGAGCAGAAGACGTTCTCAGCATGATCCCTGTGTTGGAGAGCCAGACTGTGAGTAAGAGAGagactgtgacacacacacacacacacacacacacacacacacacacacacacacacacacacacacacacacacacacacacacacacacacacacacacacacacacacacacacacacagtgaaagaTGGGTCCTCCAGAACATAGTTATCATGTTAGTTCCTCTGTCGAGACTCAACCTCCTGACCCCAAAATGGCCAGGATGATCGCTCAAGATTGACTTCGAAAATTGGACGTCTGtccatgtcctgaggacgtcGGGAAATGTCTTCAAAACTGGCTACTAATCAAATTAAATTaatgaaatgttatttgtcacatgcgccgaatacaacaggtgcagaccttactgtgaaatgctgaatacaacaggtgcagaccttactgtgaaatgctgaatacaacaggtgcagaccttactgtgaaatgctgaatacaacaggtgcagaccttactgtgaaatgctgaatacaacaggtgcagaccttacagtgaaatgctgaatacaacaggtgcagaccttactgtgaaatgctgaatacaacaggtgcagaccttactgtgaaatgctgaatacaacaggtgcagaccttactgtgaaatgctgaatacaacaggtgcagaccttactgtgaaatgctgaatacaacaggtgcagaccttacagtgaaatgctgaatacaacaggtgcagaccttactgtgaaatgctgaatacaacaggtgtagaccttactgtgaaatgctgaatacaacaggtgtagtagaccttacagtgaaatgctgaatacaacaggtgtagtagaccttacagtgaaatgctgaatacaacaggtgtagtagaccttactgtgaaatgctgaatacaacaggtgcagaccttactgtgaaatgctgaatacaacaggtgcagaccttactgtgaaatgcttacttactaggGGCAACAATAAGTGCTATTACTATCAAGTAGGCTTGTGTTTTGCTTGGGCAGTGTGgaaggggatggtggatgggcgtaaTCCCATGACTCCGAATCCGAAGGTCAtgttttcagtttttattttattttttattttaatcctATCCTATCCcaaacccttaacttaaccattcagaatgaatgcctaaatACAATGTTTTAACCGTATCCAAAAACCTTAACCCTCATCTTCGAATTTTGACGTTTGGAGAAATGCAATGATGCTGAGCAGGAGTCAATCGAGGGTGtcaaaaacactttgaaatgtgaCATTTGGAGAAATGTGGATAAACgtcagaatctgaagtcaaattgtTAAAACCGTGAGATCGAGTTGAAATGTTGCCTCAATGGCTCATTTCCATTACAGTGAAACACACTACATTAATGTGGTCACACACAGGGCCGGACTACTGTATTTGGGCCCCAGGGCACTGACCTTACGTGCTATTCTACATGGGGCTGAGATATAATAGGAAAAAAattctcataaatctacacacaatacaacataatgacatcacaataccccataatgacatcacatcaccccataatgacatcacaacaccccataatgacaaagcaaaaacacgtttttagaaaatgttgctaatttattaaaaacaaaaaactgaaatatcacatttacataagaattcagaccatttactcagtactttgttgaagcaccttttgcagcgaaaACAGcatcgattcttcttgggtatgacgctacaagcttggcacacctgtatttgggctgTTTCTTCCATTATTCtttgcagatcatctcaagctctgtcaggttggatggggagtgtcactgcacagctattttcaggtctctccagagatgttcgattgggttcaagtccaggctctggctgggccactcaaggacattcagagacttgtcccgaagccactcctacgttgtcttggctgtgtgcttagggtcgttgtcctgttggaaggtgaatcttcgccccagtctgaggtcctgagtactctggagcaggttttcatcaaggatctctctatacccTTCTCCATTCattttgcctcgatcctgactagtctcccagtccctgccactgaaaaacatccccacagcatgatgctgccaccaccatgcttcaccgtagggatggtgccaggtttcctctagacatgccactaggcattcaggccaaagagttcaatcttggcttcatcagaccagagaatcttgtttctcatggtctgaaagtcttttggtgccttttggcaaactccaagtgggctgtcatgtgtcttttactgaggagtggcttctgtctggccactctaccataaatgcctgattggtggagtgctgcagagatggttgtccttctagaaggttttcccatctccacagaggaactctagagctctgtcagattagtttggctgggtggccagctctaggaagagtcttgatggttccaaacatcttccatttaagaatgatagaggccactgtgttcttggggaccttcaatgctgcagaaatgatttggtacccttccccagatctgtggctcgacacaatcatgtctcggagctctacggacaattccttcgtcctcgtggcttggtttttgttctgatatgcacagtcaactgtgggaccttatatagacaggtgtgtgcatttccaaatcatgtccaatcaaatgaattcaCCACAATTgaatggactccaatcaagttgtagaaacatctcccCATGGCAGCACAAGGAATTCTCTGTCACGTTACAAAACGCAGCCTCGAGCAACGTAGGAAGGACTAGGTACTACAACAAGCCTCCTATATTTGTAATGGGAAAAACAGCAGTCACGTACTGCGGTACGCTCCGCTTCTTGTTTTAGGCTAAATGTCACcttggtcagaagtagtgcggTATATAGGTGATATggtgccctggtcagaagtagtgcggTATATAGGTGATATggtgccctggtcagaagtagtgcggtatataggggatatggtgccctggtcagaagtagtgcagtatataggggatatggtgccctggtcagaagtagtgcagtatataggggatatggtgccctggtcagaagtagtgcggTATATAGGTGATATggtgccctggtcagaagtagtgctgTATATAGGTGATATggtgccctggtcagaagtagtgcagtatataggggatatggtgccctggtcagaagtagtgcggtatataggggatatggtgccctggtcagaagtagtgcggtatataggggatatggtgccctggtcagaagtagtgcagtatataggggatatggtgccctggtcagaagtagtgcggtatataggggatatggtgccctggtcagaagtagtgcggTATATAGGTGATATggtgccctggtcagaagtagtgcgg is from Salvelinus namaycush isolate Seneca chromosome 28, SaNama_1.0, whole genome shotgun sequence and encodes:
- the LOC120023625 gene encoding cell growth regulator with EF hand domain protein 1-like isoform X2 codes for the protein MRSFFYSSNRPTGASLESGADMLVTGMLSLLLLAHQCVSAPQVPEDQRVQSAGALPPFTLANPFGSGEEDRRLLQSYIKANLKEGHGGPDNTWEQEVFFLFSLHDYDRSGHMDGLEMMKLLSEYNSHNAPGEQSAELVAMVDFLLQTQDLNQDGLIAPPELLSPPKLQQPDSNSQGAPEQEGGVDVKEGVNVEEPKQETEQEEEKEAEEQLKEEESRPGDQGQ
- the LOC120023625 gene encoding cell growth regulator with EF hand domain protein 1-like isoform X1; this translates as MRSFFYSSNRPTGASLESGADMLVTGMLSLLLLAHQCVSAPQVPEDQRVQSAGALPPFTLANPFGSGEEDRRLLQSYIKANLKEGHGGPDNTWEQGKHTHTHTHTVTLLMDHLPISCWSEVFFLFSLHDYDRSGHMDGLEMMKLLSEYNSHNAPGEQSAELVAMVDFLLQTQDLNQDGLIAPPELLSPPKLQQPDSNSQGAPEQEGGVDVKEGVNVEEPKQETEQEEEKEAEEQLKEEESRPGDQGQ